CGATGTGGCCGGAGGAGCCTGGTCGTGACTGAACTGGTTTATCTCAACGGCTCTCTGGTGGCCCGAGACGATGCCCGCATTGCCGTGCTCGACTACGGCTTTCTCTACGGATTCGGCCTGTTCGAGACCATGCGGGCCTACGGAGGACACGTTTTCCGCCTTGACCGGCACCTTGACCGGCTGCTTCATTCTGCGGAAAGGCTTGGCATAGTCGTTGAGGGCGATGCTCTGGAAAGAGCGGTGACGGAGACCATCCGTGCCAACGGACTCAGCGATGCCCGTATCCGGCTCACCGTATCTATCGGTGAGGGTAGGGTAGTCCCTGACCCGACTACGTGTGGTGAGCCGACGGTGCTGGTGGTGGCGGGGAATTACCAACCGTTTTCGGAAGAGGTCTATCAGAAAGGTTTCAGTGCGGTGGTATCATCTATCCGCCGCAATAGCCAGTCGCCTCTCTCCGGCATGAAGACGCTCAACTTCCTGGAGAGTATGCTGGCAAGGCAGGAAGCAAGGACTGCCGGTGCTGATGAAGCCCTCCTTCTCAACGAAGTGGGACTGCTGACCGAGGCCAGCATGAGCAACGTGTTCCTCGTCGGCAATGGTTCCCTGAAGACACCGGGACTGGAAAGCGGTGTTCTTCCCGGAGTTACCAGGGAGACGGTACTTGAGCTTGCCGGGGGACTGGGCATAGACGCGGTGGGATGTGACATAACGATGGACGAGTTCATGAGAGCGGACGCGGCATTCCTGACCAACTCGGTGATGGAAATCATGCCGCTTACCGGGGTAGAGGGAAAGCCGGTGGGTTCCGGTAAGCCGGGGCCGGTTACACAGAAGCTGATGACGGGGTACAGGGAGATGGTGAGACGGGAGGTGGGGAAGTAGGGGACGCGGCACGGCTCATGTCTCTCATGCCTTGTTAATCTGCCCTAATATATGGGCCAAAGCCGCTGCTGTGCCAAGTGGATAGAGGCGGACTTGCCGGTCTACCTGCCCTCTCCCTGCCAGCAATAGAGCCCCTTCCTTCAGCAGCTCCGCCAGTGTTGGTTTGCGTTCCAGGCCCCGGACTACCTGCTCTTTCGTCAACGCGATAACGGCCTGCAACTCATCTGGCGGCAAGTCTCGGGGAGTATCATGCAGATGTGCCCTGTATATAACGATGTGGTATAGCTCGCCCGCCCGCGGTGTCCCGGGCGGGTGAATCATCTCGTAGAACGCAAATAGTCGTGGCTTGTCGCTCACCTTGATTTGTTGGACCGGCCCTTGCTGGGGAATATACCACGTAGCTGAGGCAGGGAGAATATCAACGTCCGTCCCGATTTCCTCTTTTGCCTCTCGATGCGCGCACATCAGCCAGTCTTCGTTTGCTTCCCGATGACCGCCTATGCCGCCGTAGAATAACTCACCCGGGGGACAACGATGGCGGGTGCCCGCTAGAAAGAAGATATAGAACCCAGCGTCGTCTTGCAAGGCAAGCCCAACCCCGACTTCGACACCGTCAGGGGCGAAGTCTGCAATCGTCCTGAACACCATGTGTCTCTCCGTTTTGCTGCCAGATGAGCGCACTACCCCCGCACGATGGCATCGGTCATGCGGCATACGCGCACCATCTGCCGCACGTCATGCACCCGCACGATGTCAGCACCGTTGGCGATACCGATGGCCACCGTAGCCGCGGTACCCTCGACACGGTCGTCGGCAGGGAGGTCGAGTACCATCTTTATCATGGACTTGCGTGACGGCCCGATGAGGATGGGCTGCCCCAACTCCTTCAGTTCAGCCAGCCGACGCAGGATTTCGATGTCCTGCTGCCAGG
The DNA window shown above is from Dehalococcoidales bacterium and carries:
- a CDS encoding aminotransferase class IV; its protein translation is MTELVYLNGSLVARDDARIAVLDYGFLYGFGLFETMRAYGGHVFRLDRHLDRLLHSAERLGIVVEGDALERAVTETIRANGLSDARIRLTVSIGEGRVVPDPTTCGEPTVLVVAGNYQPFSEEVYQKGFSAVVSSIRRNSQSPLSGMKTLNFLESMLARQEARTAGADEALLLNEVGLLTEASMSNVFLVGNGSLKTPGLESGVLPGVTRETVLELAGGLGIDAVGCDITMDEFMRADAAFLTNSVMEIMPLTGVEGKPVGSGKPGPVTQKLMTGYREMVRREVGK
- a CDS encoding NUDIX hydrolase, which encodes MVFRTIADFAPDGVEVGVGLALQDDAGFYIFFLAGTRHRCPPGELFYGGIGGHREANEDWLMCAHREAKEEIGTDVDILPASATWYIPQQGPVQQIKVSDKPRLFAFYEMIHPPGTPRAGELYHIVIYRAHLHDTPRDLPPDELQAVIALTKEQVVRGLERKPTLAELLKEGALLLAGRGQVDRQVRLYPLGTAAALAHILGQINKA